Proteins encoded together in one Variovorax paradoxus EPS window:
- a CDS encoding SDR family oxidoreductase, whose protein sequence is MSSEAQKKVAVVTAGGSGMGAAAARKLAEDGFRVAILSSSGKGEALAQELGGIGVTGSNQSNDDIKRLVDKVTDTWGRVDVLVNSAGHGPRAPILEISDEDWHRGMDVYLLSAVRPSRLVAPLMVKQGGGSIINISTFAAFEPDPVFPTSGVFRAGLAAFTKLFADQYAAHNVRMNNVLPGFIDSLPEKEVFRERIPMGRYGKSSEIAATIGFLASEGAGYITGQNLRVDGGITRSV, encoded by the coding sequence ATGTCTTCTGAAGCACAAAAGAAAGTAGCCGTCGTCACCGCCGGCGGCAGCGGCATGGGCGCCGCCGCAGCCCGCAAGCTCGCGGAGGACGGCTTCCGCGTCGCCATCCTCTCGTCGTCGGGCAAGGGCGAAGCGCTGGCCCAGGAACTCGGTGGCATCGGCGTGACCGGCTCGAATCAGTCGAACGACGACATCAAGCGCCTGGTCGACAAGGTGACGGACACATGGGGCCGCGTCGACGTGCTGGTCAACAGCGCAGGCCACGGCCCCCGCGCACCGATCCTCGAGATCTCCGACGAAGACTGGCACCGCGGCATGGACGTCTACCTGCTGAGCGCCGTGCGCCCCAGCCGCCTCGTGGCACCGCTGATGGTGAAGCAGGGCGGCGGTTCGATCATCAACATCTCCACCTTCGCGGCCTTCGAGCCCGACCCCGTGTTCCCCACTTCCGGCGTGTTCCGCGCCGGCCTCGCGGCCTTCACCAAGCTCTTCGCCGACCAATACGCCGCACACAACGTGCGCATGAACAACGTGCTGCCCGGCTTCATCGACAGCCTGCCCGAGAAGGAAGTGTTCCGCGAGCGCATCCCGATGGGGCGCTACGGCAAGAGCAGCGAGATCGCTGCCACCATCGGTTTTCTCGCTTCGGAAGGCGCGGGCTACATCACCGGGCAGAACCTGCGCGTGGACGGCGGCATCACGCGCTCGGTGTGA
- a CDS encoding SulP family inorganic anion transporter — protein MSSSHSRLRTEWCPSIPRELMAGAVATFALIPEVIAFSFVAGVDPAVGLFASFVISLVIAFTGGRPAMVSAAAGSVALVAAPLVHAHGLQYLLAAGVLAGAMQIVFGLLRLGVLMRFVSTSVRTGFVNALAILIFAAQMPHFIGANTATWAMVGLGLAVIYLLPRITRAVPSPLVCIVVVTLVGHWLDLPLKTVADLGHLPDALPAFAFPSVPFTLDTLRIIALPAFAIAMVGLLESMMTASVVDELTDTPSSKNRECSGLGVANVAASFFGGIAGCGMIGQTVSNVRYGGRGRLSTLFAGAFLLILMVLLKPWVSQVPVAALVAIMVMVSASTFDWGSLRTLVRHPRMSSAVMLATVAVTVATDNLAAGVAVGVLLSGVFFTFKVARLLHVHAEVGEEGLRTYRITGQVFFASADMLVDAFDVREIDGAPVHIDVSNAHFWDVTAVAALTKVVERLRKHGSVVEVTGLNQASRDLILQLDAAPE, from the coding sequence ATGTCCTCCTCCCACAGCCGCCTGCGCACCGAGTGGTGCCCGAGCATTCCGCGCGAACTGATGGCCGGCGCGGTCGCCACCTTCGCGCTCATTCCCGAAGTCATCGCTTTCTCTTTTGTCGCGGGTGTCGATCCGGCCGTCGGGCTGTTCGCATCGTTCGTGATCAGCCTCGTCATCGCCTTCACCGGCGGCCGCCCGGCCATGGTGTCGGCCGCCGCGGGTTCGGTCGCGCTCGTGGCCGCGCCGCTGGTGCATGCGCACGGGCTGCAATACCTGCTGGCCGCCGGCGTGCTCGCGGGCGCGATGCAGATCGTGTTCGGCCTGCTGCGCCTGGGCGTGCTGATGCGCTTCGTCTCCACCTCGGTGCGCACGGGCTTCGTCAACGCGCTCGCCATCCTGATCTTCGCGGCGCAGATGCCGCACTTCATCGGCGCTAATACGGCCACCTGGGCGATGGTGGGGCTCGGCCTCGCCGTCATCTACCTGCTGCCGCGCATCACACGCGCCGTGCCTTCGCCGCTGGTGTGCATCGTGGTGGTGACGCTGGTCGGCCACTGGCTCGACCTGCCGCTCAAGACCGTGGCGGACCTCGGGCACCTGCCCGATGCGCTGCCGGCGTTCGCCTTTCCCTCGGTGCCGTTCACGCTCGACACGCTGCGCATCATCGCGCTGCCCGCCTTCGCCATCGCGATGGTCGGCCTGCTCGAATCGATGATGACCGCGAGCGTGGTGGACGAGCTCACCGACACGCCGAGCTCCAAGAACCGCGAGTGCAGCGGCCTGGGCGTGGCGAACGTGGCAGCCAGTTTCTTCGGCGGCATCGCGGGCTGCGGAATGATCGGCCAGACGGTGAGCAATGTGCGCTACGGCGGGCGCGGCCGGCTGTCGACGCTGTTCGCGGGCGCCTTCCTGCTGATCCTCATGGTGCTGCTCAAGCCCTGGGTGTCGCAGGTGCCGGTGGCGGCGCTGGTCGCGATCATGGTGATGGTGTCGGCATCGACCTTCGACTGGGGGTCGCTGCGCACGCTGGTGCGCCACCCGCGCATGTCGAGCGCGGTGATGCTCGCCACGGTGGCGGTCACCGTCGCCACCGACAACCTGGCCGCGGGCGTGGCCGTCGGCGTGCTGCTGAGCGGCGTGTTCTTCACCTTCAAGGTGGCGCGGCTGCTGCACGTGCATGCCGAAGTGGGCGAAGAGGGCCTGCGCACTTACCGCATCACGGGGCAGGTGTTCTTCGCGTCGGCCGACATGCTGGTGGATGCCTTCGACGTGCGCGAGATCGACGGGGCGCCCGTGCACATCGACGTATCGAACGCGCATTTCTGGGACGTGACCGCCGTGGCCGCGTTGACGAAGGTGGTCGAGCGGCTGCGCAAGCACGGCAGCGTGGTGGAAGTGACGGGGCTCAACCAGGCCAGCCGCGACCTGATCCTGCAGCTCGACGCCGCGCCCGAGTAA
- a CDS encoding class I SAM-dependent methyltransferase produces the protein MEIPAPVLKNMDRTIQSYEDSAREYNAIVAGHRPPEIVDALRRMMQLVPAGGTVLEIGSGSGQDADFIESLGGVVRRTDAAQAFLDLQAERGKKGELLNVVTDALGGPYGAILAMAVLIHVDREQVAPVLSKVFDALEPGGVFLAGMRIGEGETNGDYQTVYWAKDRFAEALEAAGLRLQWDTEWIGRKDVRWAGFLACRPPE, from the coding sequence ATGGAAATTCCCGCCCCGGTGTTGAAGAACATGGATCGCACCATCCAGTCCTACGAGGACTCCGCCCGTGAATACAACGCGATCGTGGCGGGTCACCGGCCGCCCGAGATCGTGGACGCGCTGCGCCGGATGATGCAGCTCGTGCCCGCTGGCGGCACGGTGCTGGAGATCGGTTCCGGATCGGGGCAGGACGCCGACTTCATCGAGTCCCTGGGCGGCGTCGTCCGGCGCACCGATGCGGCGCAGGCGTTCCTCGACCTGCAGGCCGAGCGCGGCAAGAAGGGCGAGCTGCTCAATGTCGTGACGGATGCGTTGGGCGGACCCTACGGCGCGATCCTTGCGATGGCCGTGCTGATCCATGTCGATCGTGAGCAGGTTGCGCCCGTTCTCAGCAAAGTGTTCGACGCGCTCGAGCCCGGCGGGGTCTTCCTCGCGGGCATGCGCATCGGCGAAGGCGAGACGAACGGCGACTACCAGACCGTCTACTGGGCGAAAGACCGGTTCGCCGAAGCGCTCGAAGCGGCCGGCCTGCGCCTGCAATGGGACACGGAGTGGATCGGCCGCAAGGACGTGCGGTGGGCTGGCTTCCTCGCGTGCCGTCCGCCCGAGTGA
- a CDS encoding ABC transporter ATP-binding protein — MSTATTTKTLLEAKSIEAGYGASQVLFGIDLTIGAGEVLALLGRNGMGKSTLLKVLTGTLSPMRGDVQFGGAAIGGPNKSMRPDAIARRGVAIVPEGRHVFPNLSVDEHLRAFARPRPGSAPRWTVEALYGLFPRLAERKANAGNQLSGGEQQMLAIARALSTHPRLLILDEATEGLAPVIREEIWHCIATLKSEGEAILVVDKYVQRLLPLADRHVILERGRVVWRGDSAALDADRSLWTRYLGV, encoded by the coding sequence ATGAGCACGGCGACGACAACGAAGACTTTGCTCGAGGCAAAGTCCATCGAGGCCGGTTACGGCGCGAGCCAGGTGCTGTTCGGCATCGACCTCACGATCGGCGCGGGCGAAGTGCTCGCGCTGCTGGGCCGCAACGGCATGGGCAAGAGCACGCTGTTGAAGGTGCTGACCGGCACGCTCTCGCCGATGCGCGGCGACGTGCAGTTCGGCGGCGCGGCCATCGGCGGCCCGAACAAGTCGATGCGGCCCGATGCGATCGCACGGCGCGGCGTGGCCATCGTGCCCGAGGGGCGGCATGTGTTCCCGAACCTCAGCGTCGACGAGCACCTGCGCGCCTTCGCACGGCCGCGCCCCGGCAGCGCGCCGCGCTGGACGGTCGAGGCGCTGTACGGCCTGTTTCCGCGCCTCGCGGAACGCAAGGCCAACGCGGGCAACCAGCTCTCGGGCGGCGAGCAGCAGATGCTCGCGATTGCGCGTGCGCTGTCGACGCACCCGCGCCTGTTGATCCTCGACGAAGCCACCGAGGGCCTGGCCCCGGTGATCCGCGAGGAGATTTGGCATTGCATCGCCACGCTCAAGTCCGAGGGCGAAGCGATCCTGGTGGTCGACAAGTACGTGCAGCGCCTGCTGCCGCTGGCCGACCGGCATGTGATCCTCGAACGCGGACGCGTGGTGTGGCGGGGCGACTCGGCCGCGCTCGACGCCGACCGGTCGCTCTGGACGCGCTACCTGGGCGTGTAG
- a CDS encoding ABC transporter ATP-binding protein: MSLFRIEGLVKRFGGLLATDHVSLTVERGEVHALIGPNGAGKTTLVNLITGLLKADAGRILLDEIDITKLRDHQRVAAGMSRCFQVTRVFAKETVHDNLMLAAQAHAGSSLRFMAPRATERDLVQRAIALADRVGLGGERDRIAGTLPHGAQRALDVALALAAEPKLLLLDEPMAGMGPDESARMVELIESLRESMAILLIEHDMDAVFRLANRLTVLVQGRVLMSGTADEVRGHPDVQAVYLGTEAEGHA, from the coding sequence ATGAGCCTTTTCAGAATCGAAGGATTGGTCAAGCGCTTCGGCGGCCTGCTGGCGACCGACCATGTGAGCCTCACCGTCGAACGCGGCGAGGTGCATGCGCTGATCGGCCCCAACGGCGCGGGCAAGACCACGCTGGTGAACCTGATCACCGGCCTGCTCAAGGCCGACGCGGGCCGCATCCTGCTCGACGAGATCGACATCACCAAGCTGCGCGACCACCAGCGCGTGGCGGCCGGCATGTCGCGCTGCTTCCAGGTGACGCGCGTGTTCGCCAAGGAGACCGTGCACGACAACCTGATGCTCGCGGCGCAGGCGCACGCGGGCAGCAGCCTGCGCTTCATGGCGCCGCGCGCGACCGAGCGCGACCTGGTGCAGCGCGCCATCGCGCTGGCCGACCGCGTAGGCCTCGGCGGCGAGCGCGACCGTATCGCGGGCACGCTGCCGCACGGCGCGCAGCGCGCGCTCGACGTGGCGCTCGCGCTCGCGGCCGAACCCAAGCTGCTGCTGCTCGACGAGCCGATGGCGGGCATGGGCCCGGACGAATCGGCGCGTATGGTGGAGCTGATCGAATCGCTGCGCGAATCGATGGCCATCCTCCTGATCGAACACGACATGGACGCGGTGTTTCGCCTCGCCAACCGGCTTACGGTGCTGGTGCAAGGCCGCGTGCTGATGAGCGGTACGGCCGACGAAGTGCGCGGGCATCCCGATGTGCAAGCGGTGTACCTCGGTACGGAAGCAGAAGGACACGCATGA
- a CDS encoding branched-chain amino acid ABC transporter permease has protein sequence MKLSSRSIGLGLVFLLLAAFPLIAPLFGLDFYIGFVRRVLIVALAAASLNFILGFGGMVALGHAGFIGMGAYTVVALSDAGVMSAWVMWPLAALVAGLVAALIGTVALRTRGVYFIMTTLAFAQMLYFVVVSLRRYGGDDGYTLMSRPTLLPGLDLGNESNFYWVVLVIVALALWWLHRATQSRFGHALMGIRDNETRMRALGYPVFRLQLVAFAIAGAIAGLAGALLAGGNGFVSPATMHWTQSATLLVMVVIGGLGRSWGGPVGAIVWLLLEEFLKQHTEHWHMPLGLLLIAVALWAPKGLAALARRRQAAPLTKATP, from the coding sequence ATGAAGCTCTCCTCACGCTCCATCGGCCTCGGGCTGGTCTTTCTGCTGCTTGCGGCGTTTCCGCTGATCGCGCCCTTGTTCGGGCTCGACTTCTACATCGGCTTCGTGCGCCGCGTGCTCATCGTGGCGCTGGCCGCGGCGAGCCTCAACTTCATCCTCGGCTTCGGCGGCATGGTGGCGCTCGGGCATGCGGGCTTCATCGGCATGGGCGCGTACACGGTGGTGGCACTCAGCGATGCGGGCGTGATGTCGGCGTGGGTGATGTGGCCGCTGGCCGCGCTGGTGGCCGGCCTCGTCGCCGCGCTGATCGGCACGGTGGCGCTGCGCACCCGCGGCGTCTACTTCATCATGACCACGCTGGCCTTCGCGCAGATGCTGTACTTCGTGGTGGTGTCGCTGCGCCGCTATGGCGGTGACGACGGCTACACGCTCATGAGCCGCCCGACGCTCTTGCCCGGCCTCGATCTGGGCAACGAATCGAACTTCTACTGGGTCGTGCTGGTCATCGTGGCGCTCGCGCTCTGGTGGCTGCACCGCGCGACGCAATCGCGCTTCGGCCATGCGCTCATGGGCATCCGCGACAACGAGACGCGCATGCGCGCGCTGGGCTACCCGGTGTTCCGGCTGCAGCTTGTGGCGTTCGCGATTGCCGGCGCCATCGCCGGGCTCGCGGGTGCGCTTCTTGCAGGCGGCAACGGCTTCGTCAGTCCCGCGACGATGCACTGGACGCAGTCGGCCACGCTGCTGGTGATGGTGGTGATCGGCGGCCTCGGCCGCAGCTGGGGCGGACCCGTGGGCGCCATCGTCTGGCTGCTGCTCGAGGAGTTCCTGAAGCAGCACACCGAGCACTGGCACATGCCCCTGGGCCTGCTCCTGATCGCCGTCGCGCTGTGGGCACCCAAGGGACTGGCCGCACTCGCGCGCCGCCGACAGGCGGCGCCACTCACCAAGGCAACACCATGA
- a CDS encoding branched-chain amino acid ABC transporter permease translates to MSGILVLEQLLNGLGYGLMLFLLAAGLTLVFGIMDVLNLAHGSLFMSGAYVAAEAHTRTGSFTAAIVIAVAVTVVVALLLEVLLMRRLYTRDHLAQVLATFGVILVADDIVKMAWGPSPVMSPTPAALSGPVNLMDGLPYPAYRLVILIGGLLVALALYLLVNHTRIGMRVRAGASDRPMAELMGVRVGRIFNGVFLLGAALAALAGALMGPIVAVQVGMGEAILIPALVVLVIGGIGSVRGAFVAALLVGVVDTIGRAFVPMLLRATLPPATAADLGPLFAEVAMYALMVIVLIFRPSGLFSART, encoded by the coding sequence ATGAGTGGAATTCTTGTTCTCGAGCAGCTGCTCAACGGCCTCGGCTACGGCCTGATGCTGTTCCTGCTGGCTGCGGGCCTCACGCTGGTGTTCGGCATCATGGACGTGCTGAACCTCGCGCACGGCTCGCTGTTCATGTCGGGCGCGTACGTGGCGGCCGAGGCGCACACGCGCACCGGTTCGTTCACCGCCGCCATCGTGATCGCGGTGGCGGTCACCGTGGTGGTGGCGCTGCTGCTCGAAGTGCTGCTGATGCGCCGCCTCTACACACGCGACCACCTTGCGCAGGTGCTCGCCACCTTCGGCGTGATCCTGGTGGCCGACGACATCGTCAAGATGGCCTGGGGCCCCTCGCCAGTGATGTCGCCCACGCCTGCCGCGCTCTCGGGTCCGGTGAACCTCATGGACGGCCTGCCCTACCCGGCCTATCGCCTTGTGATCCTCATCGGCGGGCTCCTGGTGGCGCTCGCGCTCTACCTCCTGGTGAATCACACGCGCATCGGCATGCGTGTGCGCGCGGGCGCGTCCGACCGGCCGATGGCTGAGCTGATGGGCGTGCGCGTGGGCCGCATCTTCAACGGCGTGTTCCTGCTCGGCGCGGCACTCGCCGCACTGGCCGGCGCGCTGATGGGGCCGATCGTTGCCGTGCAGGTCGGCATGGGCGAAGCCATCCTGATTCCGGCCCTCGTCGTGCTGGTGATCGGCGGCATCGGTTCAGTGCGCGGCGCCTTCGTGGCCGCCCTCCTGGTGGGCGTGGTCGACACCATCGGCCGCGCGTTCGTGCCGATGCTGTTGCGCGCCACGCTGCCGCCGGCCACCGCGGCCGATCTCGGGCCGCTCTTCGCCGAAGTCGCGATGTACGCGCTGATGGTGATTGTCCTGATCTTCCGGCCCTCCGGACTCTTTTCGGCGCGCACATGA
- a CDS encoding ABC transporter substrate-binding protein — protein sequence MSHLSPKSPALPRTLVSLLLCGAALGTAASAMAAPVKVGLALDISGPFAALGAEARDGFALGIKQLNGKLGGQDVEFVQADMAGSPDQAKQLVDRMIQRDKIDIFSGPIGSNVALAVGPTLFNAKVPYLSANAGPSQFAGAQCNAYFFGTAYQNDQFHEAAGKFAQDRGFKKTVLIAPNYPAGKDALGGFKRQFKGQVADELYTKLGQIDYAAELAQLRAAKPDSIYFFLPGAMGINFIKQFVGAGLSKDITLVTSGFSADEDVIGAVGEPMLGLFNTSHWAHDLDNPANKAFVAAFRKEYNGRYPSVYAAQAYDAILAMDAAVKQSGGNAQNREAVVAALKKANYASTRGAFKYANNHYPIENFYLRVIGKDAQGKVTNKLINTVLTNYGDSYADKCPLK from the coding sequence ATGAGCCACCTGTCCCCGAAGTCGCCCGCGCTGCCGCGCACCCTCGTCTCGTTGCTGCTCTGCGGCGCAGCCCTTGGCACCGCGGCGTCGGCCATGGCCGCCCCCGTGAAGGTGGGTTTGGCCCTCGACATTTCGGGGCCTTTCGCAGCGTTGGGCGCCGAGGCGCGCGACGGTTTCGCTCTCGGCATCAAGCAACTGAACGGCAAGCTCGGCGGACAGGACGTCGAATTCGTGCAGGCCGACATGGCCGGCAGCCCCGACCAGGCCAAGCAGCTGGTCGACCGCATGATCCAGCGCGACAAGATCGACATCTTCAGCGGCCCCATCGGCTCCAACGTGGCGCTGGCCGTGGGCCCCACGCTCTTCAACGCCAAGGTGCCGTACCTCTCGGCCAACGCCGGCCCGAGCCAGTTCGCGGGTGCGCAATGCAATGCGTATTTCTTCGGCACCGCCTACCAGAACGACCAGTTCCACGAGGCCGCCGGCAAGTTCGCGCAGGACCGCGGCTTCAAGAAAACGGTGCTCATCGCCCCCAACTACCCCGCCGGCAAGGACGCACTGGGCGGCTTCAAGCGCCAGTTCAAGGGCCAGGTGGCCGACGAGCTCTACACCAAGCTCGGCCAGATCGACTACGCCGCCGAACTCGCGCAACTGCGCGCGGCCAAGCCCGACTCGATCTACTTCTTCCTGCCCGGCGCGATGGGCATCAACTTCATCAAGCAGTTCGTGGGCGCGGGTCTGTCGAAAGACATCACGCTCGTGACCAGCGGCTTCTCGGCCGATGAAGATGTGATCGGCGCCGTCGGCGAGCCGATGCTCGGCCTGTTCAACACCTCGCACTGGGCGCACGACCTGGACAACCCCGCCAACAAGGCGTTCGTGGCCGCGTTCCGCAAGGAATACAACGGCCGCTACCCGTCGGTGTACGCGGCGCAGGCCTATGACGCGATCCTCGCGATGGACGCGGCCGTGAAGCAATCGGGCGGCAACGCGCAGAACCGCGAAGCAGTGGTCGCAGCGCTGAAGAAGGCCAACTACGCCTCCACGCGCGGCGCCTTCAAGTACGCGAACAACCACTACCCCATCGAGAACTTCTACCTGCGCGTGATCGGCAAGGATGCGCAGGGCAAGGTCACGAACAAGCTGATCAACACCGTGCTGACCAACTACGGCGACAGCTACGCCGACAAGTGCCCGCTGAAGTAA
- the atpE gene encoding F0F1 ATP synthase subunit C has product MTGFNILPLAVALLIGIAALGSCLGIGLVGQKFLESTARQPEMVDVLQTKFFLIAGVTDGAFIIATGIGLWFATANPFG; this is encoded by the coding sequence ATGACCGGCTTCAACATCCTTCCCCTCGCAGTCGCCCTGCTGATCGGCATCGCAGCCCTCGGCTCGTGCCTGGGCATCGGACTGGTCGGCCAGAAGTTCCTCGAGAGCACCGCGCGCCAGCCCGAGATGGTCGACGTGCTGCAGACCAAGTTCTTCCTGATCGCGGGCGTGACCGACGGCGCATTCATCATCGCAACCGGCATCGGCCTCTGGTTTGCGACGGCAAATCCCTTCGGCTGA